The Cucumis melo cultivar AY chromosome 6, USDA_Cmelo_AY_1.0, whole genome shotgun sequence genome includes a region encoding these proteins:
- the LOC103490706 gene encoding uncharacterized protein LOC103490706 isoform X1, with translation MSDLLNFRNFDLLCLLVKFRGYERNCWLKTTFVVSLEDDIRREAQTMSLIDHPNLVRAYCSFVVERNLWVVMPFMAEGSCLHLMKTAYSDGFEEVAIGSILKETLKALEYLHRQGHIHRDVKAGNILLDSNGSVKLADFGVSACMFDTGDRQRSRNTFVGTPCWMAPEVLQPGTGYNSKADIWSFGITALELAHGHAPFSKYPPMKVLLMTIQNAPPGLDYDRDKRFSKSFKEMVAMCLVKDQTKRPTAEKLLKHSFFKNAKPPEVSLKKLFANLPPLSHRVKDLQLKDAAQLALKKMPSAEQEALSQSEYQRGVSAWNFDVEDLKAQASLVNDDMAEMKEEEENINSCSVKDAFYPRSILKNFNSCNESSQDEHGVGASGQGLSQVECLNKRGNFVESDALKAGLQEKTGKRNGTSTEAEASTSGQDIVQGKTKTQVPKGRQTQSGPLLPGIVLSHSLSERVRGSERFDSEIQPSAEKNRREARQAPSFSGPLMLPNRASANSLSAPIKPSGGFRDSIDDKSKANLVQIKGRFSVTSENLDLVKDIPLSTVSRRSSQNSPLRKSASVGDWIFDSKQSVSQPPKEASNTNVPTSILLPHLQNLFHQTSIQQDLIVNLLNSLQTADVVDATQNGKLPPLPRSSENNGSRSSFWQAETAAVERERLLLRKVSELQARMTHLTYELTAEKLKYIQLQEQFNSASGQEENEIKREENV, from the exons ATGTCGGATTTGTTAAATTTCCGTAATTTTGATCTTTTATGTTTGTTGGTGAAATTTCGGGGATACGAGCGTAATTGTTGGTTGAAGACGACTTTTGTGGTTTCCCTTGAG GATGATATACGGAGGGAGGCTCAAACGATGAGTTTGATAGATCATCCAAACCTTGTAAGGGCTTATTGTTCATTTGTTGTTGAACGAAACCTTTGGGTTGTCATGCCATTCATGGCAGAGGGTTCTTGTTTGCACCTAATGAAGACAGCATACTCAGATGGCTTTGAAGAGGTTGCTATTGGTTCTATTCTGAAAGAGACTCTTAAAGCTTTGGAGTACCTTCATCGTCAAGGACACATACATCGGGATGTGAAG GCTGGAAACATACTACTTGATAGTAATGGGTCTGTGAAGCTTGCTGATTTTGGTGTTTCAGCTTGCATGTTTGATACAGGCGATAGACAGCGCTCCAGAAATACCTTTGTGGGAACTCCATGCTG GATGGCACCAGAGGTATTGCAACCAGGAACAGGATATAATTCCAA GGCTGATATTTGGTCCTTTGGTATTACAGCTTTGGAGTTGGCTCATGGTCATGcaccattttcaaaatatcctCCAATGAAG GTGCTTCTTATGACCATACAAAATGCTCCTCCTGGGCTGGATTATGATAGAGATAAACGGTTCTCTAAG TCTTTTAAAGAAATGGTTGCAATGTGTCTGGTGAAAGATCAAACCAAGAGACCAACAGCTGAGAAACTTCTAAAGCACTCCTTTTTCAAGAATGCTAAGCCTCCAGAGGTTTCTTTGAAGAAACTATTCGCTAATTTGCCTCCTCTTTCACATCGTGTAAAGGACCTGCAG CTTAAAGATGCTGCCCAGCTAGCCTTAAAGAAAATGCCTTCAGCGGAGCAAGAAGCATTGTCACAG AGTGAGTACCAGCGAGGAGTAAGTGCGTGGAACTTTGATGTTGAAGATTTGAAAGCCCAAGCTTCCCTG GTGAATGATGATATGGCAGAGATGAAGGAAGAGGAGGAGAATAtaaattcttgtagtgttaaG GATGCCTTCTATCCTCGATCTATTTTGAAGAATTTCAATTCGTGTAATGAATCATCTCAGGATGAACATGGAGTAGGAGCAAGTGGTCAGGGATTGTCACAAGTAGAGTGCTTGAACAAAAGGGGAAACTTTGTGGAAAGTGATGCTCTGAAAGCGGGGTTGCAAGAAAAAACTGGAAAGAGAAATGGAACTAGCACCGAAGCAGAAGCCTCTACCTCTGGCCAAGACATTGTACAAGGCAAGACCAAAACCCAAGTGCCAAAAGGTCGTCAAACTCAAAGTGGTCCACTTTTACCTGGCATTGTGCTCAGTCATTCTTTATCAGAAAGAGTGCGAGGCTCTGAGAG GTTTGATTCTGAAATTCAACCATCAGCTGAAAAAAATCGTCGAGAAGCACGGCAAGCTCCAAGCTTCAGTGGTCCACTAATGCTGCCAAACCGCGCCTCAGCAAACAGCCTATCAGCACCCATAAAACCTTCTGGAG GGTTTAGAGATTCAATTGACGACAAATCCAAAGCTAATCTTGTACAAATTAAGGGACGTTTTTCAGTGACATCAGAGAACCTAGATCTCGTAAAG GATATTCCATTGAGCACAGTTTCACGTCGGTCTTCACAG AACTCTCCTCTACGAAAGTCAGCTAGTGTTGGTGATTGGATTTTCGATTCCAAGCAG TCTGTCAGCCAACCCCCTAAGGAGGCTTCCAACACAAACGTTCCCACATCAATTCTTCTGCCTCATCTTCAGAATCTTTTCCATCAGACATCGATTCAACAG GATCTTATAGTGAACTTGTTGAATAGCTTACAAACAGCAGACGTGGTTGATG CTACTCAAAATGGAAAGTTACCTCCATTGCCCCGAAGCTCAGAGAATAATGGAAGT AGATCCTCCTTTTGGCAGGCTGAAACAGCGGCAGTTGAGAGAGAGCGTTTACTTCTGCGGAAAGTCTCTGAACTTCAAGCTAG AATGACGCATTTGACTTACGAATTGACCGCCGAAAAGTTGAAATACATTCAA TTACAAGAGCAGTTTAACTCGGCATCTGGTCAGGAAGAAAATGAGATCAAAAGGGAAGAAAATGTCTAA
- the LOC103490706 gene encoding uncharacterized protein LOC103490706 isoform X5, protein MSDLLNFRNFDLLCLLVKFRGYERNCWLKTTFVVSLEDDIRREAQTMSLIDHPNLVRAYCSFVVERNLWVVMPFMAEGSCLHLMKTAYSDGFEEVAIGSILKETLKALEYLHRQGHIHRDVKAGNILLDSNGSVKLADFGVSACMFDTGDRQRSRNTFVGTPCWMAPEVLQPGTGYNSKADIWSFGITALELAHGHAPFSKYPPMKVLLMTIQNAPPGLDYDRDKRFSKSFKEMVAMCLVKDQTKRPTAEKLLKHSFFKNAKPPEVSLKKLFANLPPLSHRVKDLQLKDAAQLALKKMPSAEQEALSQSEYQRGVSAWNFDVEDLKAQASLVNDDMAEMKEEEENINSCSVKDEHGVGASGQGLSQVECLNKRGNFVESDALKAGLQEKTGKRNGTSTEAEASTSGQDIVQGKTKTQVPKGRQTQSGPLLPGIVLSHSLSERVRGSERFDSEIQPSAEKNRREARQAPSFSGPLMLPNRASANSLSAPIKPSGGFRDSIDDKSKANLVQIKGRFSVTSENLDLVKDIPLSTVSRRSSQNSPLRKSASVGDWIFDSKQSVSQPPKEASNTNVPTSILLPHLQNLFHQTSIQQDLIVNLLNSLQTADVVDATQNGKLPPLPRSSENNGSRSSFWQAETAAVERERLLLRKVSELQARMTHLTYELTAEKLKYIQLQEQFNSASGQEENEIKREENV, encoded by the exons ATGTCGGATTTGTTAAATTTCCGTAATTTTGATCTTTTATGTTTGTTGGTGAAATTTCGGGGATACGAGCGTAATTGTTGGTTGAAGACGACTTTTGTGGTTTCCCTTGAG GATGATATACGGAGGGAGGCTCAAACGATGAGTTTGATAGATCATCCAAACCTTGTAAGGGCTTATTGTTCATTTGTTGTTGAACGAAACCTTTGGGTTGTCATGCCATTCATGGCAGAGGGTTCTTGTTTGCACCTAATGAAGACAGCATACTCAGATGGCTTTGAAGAGGTTGCTATTGGTTCTATTCTGAAAGAGACTCTTAAAGCTTTGGAGTACCTTCATCGTCAAGGACACATACATCGGGATGTGAAG GCTGGAAACATACTACTTGATAGTAATGGGTCTGTGAAGCTTGCTGATTTTGGTGTTTCAGCTTGCATGTTTGATACAGGCGATAGACAGCGCTCCAGAAATACCTTTGTGGGAACTCCATGCTG GATGGCACCAGAGGTATTGCAACCAGGAACAGGATATAATTCCAA GGCTGATATTTGGTCCTTTGGTATTACAGCTTTGGAGTTGGCTCATGGTCATGcaccattttcaaaatatcctCCAATGAAG GTGCTTCTTATGACCATACAAAATGCTCCTCCTGGGCTGGATTATGATAGAGATAAACGGTTCTCTAAG TCTTTTAAAGAAATGGTTGCAATGTGTCTGGTGAAAGATCAAACCAAGAGACCAACAGCTGAGAAACTTCTAAAGCACTCCTTTTTCAAGAATGCTAAGCCTCCAGAGGTTTCTTTGAAGAAACTATTCGCTAATTTGCCTCCTCTTTCACATCGTGTAAAGGACCTGCAG CTTAAAGATGCTGCCCAGCTAGCCTTAAAGAAAATGCCTTCAGCGGAGCAAGAAGCATTGTCACAG AGTGAGTACCAGCGAGGAGTAAGTGCGTGGAACTTTGATGTTGAAGATTTGAAAGCCCAAGCTTCCCTG GTGAATGATGATATGGCAGAGATGAAGGAAGAGGAGGAGAATAtaaattcttgtagtgttaaG GATGAACATGGAGTAGGAGCAAGTGGTCAGGGATTGTCACAAGTAGAGTGCTTGAACAAAAGGGGAAACTTTGTGGAAAGTGATGCTCTGAAAGCGGGGTTGCAAGAAAAAACTGGAAAGAGAAATGGAACTAGCACCGAAGCAGAAGCCTCTACCTCTGGCCAAGACATTGTACAAGGCAAGACCAAAACCCAAGTGCCAAAAGGTCGTCAAACTCAAAGTGGTCCACTTTTACCTGGCATTGTGCTCAGTCATTCTTTATCAGAAAGAGTGCGAGGCTCTGAGAG GTTTGATTCTGAAATTCAACCATCAGCTGAAAAAAATCGTCGAGAAGCACGGCAAGCTCCAAGCTTCAGTGGTCCACTAATGCTGCCAAACCGCGCCTCAGCAAACAGCCTATCAGCACCCATAAAACCTTCTGGAG GGTTTAGAGATTCAATTGACGACAAATCCAAAGCTAATCTTGTACAAATTAAGGGACGTTTTTCAGTGACATCAGAGAACCTAGATCTCGTAAAG GATATTCCATTGAGCACAGTTTCACGTCGGTCTTCACAG AACTCTCCTCTACGAAAGTCAGCTAGTGTTGGTGATTGGATTTTCGATTCCAAGCAG TCTGTCAGCCAACCCCCTAAGGAGGCTTCCAACACAAACGTTCCCACATCAATTCTTCTGCCTCATCTTCAGAATCTTTTCCATCAGACATCGATTCAACAG GATCTTATAGTGAACTTGTTGAATAGCTTACAAACAGCAGACGTGGTTGATG CTACTCAAAATGGAAAGTTACCTCCATTGCCCCGAAGCTCAGAGAATAATGGAAGT AGATCCTCCTTTTGGCAGGCTGAAACAGCGGCAGTTGAGAGAGAGCGTTTACTTCTGCGGAAAGTCTCTGAACTTCAAGCTAG AATGACGCATTTGACTTACGAATTGACCGCCGAAAAGTTGAAATACATTCAA TTACAAGAGCAGTTTAACTCGGCATCTGGTCAGGAAGAAAATGAGATCAAAAGGGAAGAAAATGTCTAA